The bacterium genome includes a region encoding these proteins:
- the cas1 gene encoding type I-MYXAN CRISPR-associated endonuclease Cas1 yields MAAYSAGTSNNNAAPLLRVQSLHALLYCERLFYLEEVENVRLADAAVYAGRRLHVELAREEEGDWHALDLKSEKLGLIGRVDCLRRRNGSLIPYEHKRGRAARIRTTNPPKGSKNSDEACAWPSDRLQVGAYAMLVEEATGQTIVEGRVRYHQDNVTVRVPIDPALRADVIQSISRARSLADCVERPPVTENERLCVKCSLAPACLPEEARAISRLSSESIHKPLQRSVGLKTQQIDQPSADQKAGTGKESSLATSHVPRLFPADDHRQALHVVTPGARVGRAGDEIEIFAPEQPKERHPVREIGQVVLHGFAQITTQALRLCADKEVAVHWITQGGGYIGSFSSGAGAVQKRIRQYEALRTPEFRLQLVRRLAEAKILSQLRFVLRASRNTDRETIGISQTIDGIRKLMPALQRANSVDAIRGLEGRAGALYFKALPTFIDSAIDERMKPEGRTRRPPRDRFNALIGFAYALLLKDVMSAILTVGLDPAFGFYHRPRSQAHPLALDLIELFRVAMVDLPIVASLNRRQWDPDDDFVVAGFQVWLSDLGRRKMIELYEKRKTDRWKHPVLRYSLTYARLIELEARLLEKEWTGEPGLFARMRLR; encoded by the coding sequence ATGGCGGCTTATTCAGCAGGCACCTCGAATAATAACGCGGCACCACTCCTTCGGGTCCAATCTCTGCATGCGCTGTTGTATTGCGAGCGTTTGTTTTACCTGGAAGAAGTGGAGAATGTGCGGCTCGCGGATGCAGCGGTATATGCTGGCCGCAGACTACACGTGGAGTTGGCACGAGAAGAAGAAGGTGATTGGCACGCACTGGACTTAAAGTCGGAAAAGCTTGGTCTAATTGGTCGCGTAGATTGTCTGAGACGGCGGAACGGATCGCTTATTCCCTACGAACACAAACGGGGACGCGCTGCGCGAATTCGTACAACAAATCCTCCCAAAGGCAGTAAGAATTCGGATGAAGCATGCGCCTGGCCGAGCGATAGACTGCAAGTAGGGGCATATGCGATGCTGGTAGAAGAAGCGACCGGACAGACGATTGTCGAAGGACGAGTGCGTTATCATCAGGACAACGTTACTGTGCGCGTCCCGATAGATCCAGCTTTACGCGCTGACGTTATTCAGTCCATCTCACGTGCAAGAAGTCTTGCGGATTGTGTCGAGCGGCCGCCTGTAACTGAAAATGAAAGGCTTTGCGTGAAGTGCTCCCTGGCACCTGCATGTCTTCCGGAAGAGGCTCGCGCCATCTCGCGACTCAGCAGTGAGTCTATCCATAAGCCGCTACAAAGAAGTGTAGGGCTGAAGACGCAACAAATCGATCAGCCAAGTGCGGACCAGAAGGCGGGCACAGGTAAAGAATCGAGTCTGGCAACGTCGCATGTGCCACGCCTATTTCCCGCGGACGATCACAGGCAAGCGTTACACGTTGTAACCCCAGGGGCTCGCGTTGGGCGCGCTGGTGATGAAATCGAGATCTTTGCACCGGAACAGCCGAAAGAACGCCATCCTGTACGCGAAATCGGTCAAGTCGTTCTGCACGGTTTTGCCCAGATCACAACACAAGCACTACGGCTGTGTGCAGACAAGGAAGTCGCCGTTCATTGGATCACGCAGGGAGGCGGCTATATTGGATCGTTTTCTTCGGGAGCCGGCGCAGTGCAAAAACGGATTCGACAATACGAGGCACTGCGAACTCCCGAGTTCCGTCTGCAGCTTGTACGCAGACTTGCAGAAGCAAAAATCCTCTCGCAGCTTCGTTTCGTACTTCGCGCCAGTCGAAATACCGATCGAGAGACCATCGGGATTTCGCAAACAATTGATGGAATCCGCAAACTCATGCCTGCTCTTCAGCGAGCAAATTCCGTCGATGCAATCAGAGGCTTGGAAGGACGCGCCGGCGCTCTTTATTTCAAAGCCTTGCCGACCTTCATCGATTCAGCTATTGATGAACGAATGAAACCCGAAGGTCGCACTCGTCGACCGCCGCGCGATCGTTTCAACGCGTTAATCGGGTTTGCGTATGCACTGCTGCTCAAGGACGTGATGTCTGCAATTCTCACAGTCGGACTTGATCCTGCATTCGGATTCTATCACCGGCCCAGAAGCCAAGCCCATCCCTTGGCGCTGGATCTAATCGAACTTTTTCGCGTCGCCATGGTAGATCTTCCTATCGTTGCTTCGCTCAATCGACGTCAATGGGACCCGGATGACGATTTTGTCGTTGCAGGGTTTCAGGTCTGGCTTTCAGACTTAGGCAGACGCAAAATGATTGAGCTATATGAAAAGCGAAAAACCGACAGATGGAAACATCCGGTACTCCGATACTCCCTCACGTACGCAAGACTTATCGAATTGGAAGCAAGACTTCTTGAAAAGGAATGGACAGGCGAGCCGGGTTTGTTTGCCCGGATGCGTTTAAGGTGA
- the cas5 gene encoding type I-MYXAN CRISPR-associated protein Cas5/Cmx5/DevS — MEQIGLYVSVPITSFRVPRAREYFETFPCPPPSTVYGMLLSIVGEENRYKHEGTEIAIALVCDPEYSVVLRTVWRVKEMKNGPGLGNNRRPDFQEILSPVEVVVWVRKGQDEVAETSLLSRLAYVMEDPQRIKRFGGVSLGESTHLVNDVCHLKYRSDQKDSSEKCHLLVSDQGGDLALPIWPDHVGSTTSWGQFKLLNTKLPEKPSSRAWIPIKR; from the coding sequence ATGGAGCAAATAGGTCTGTACGTATCGGTTCCTATCACTTCTTTCCGAGTACCGCGCGCCCGGGAGTATTTTGAAACATTCCCCTGTCCTCCACCTTCAACTGTTTACGGAATGTTGCTTTCTATTGTTGGCGAAGAGAACCGCTATAAACATGAAGGAACTGAGATTGCGATTGCGCTTGTTTGCGATCCCGAATATTCGGTTGTTCTTCGAACTGTCTGGCGCGTTAAGGAAATGAAAAATGGCCCGGGATTGGGAAATAACCGCCGACCGGATTTCCAAGAAATATTGTCACCGGTTGAGGTTGTGGTCTGGGTCCGTAAAGGACAAGACGAAGTAGCGGAGACTTCGTTACTAAGTCGACTGGCTTATGTGATGGAAGATCCACAGCGTATCAAGAGATTTGGGGGAGTTTCGCTCGGAGAGAGCACTCATTTAGTAAATGACGTTTGCCACCTGAAATACAGAAGTGATCAGAAAGATTCCAGTGAGAAGTGTCATTTATTAGTCTCCGATCAAGGAGGCGATCTTGCTCTTCCCATTTGGCCTGATCATGTAGGATCTACAACAAGCTGGGGTCAATTCAAGTTATTGAATACAAAACTCCCGGAGAAACCCTCAAGTAGAGCGTGGATTCCCATTAAGAGGTGA
- the cas2 gene encoding CRISPR-associated endonuclease Cas2, with the protein MSQTNLWYLVAYDIRESKRWRRAYKIIRGYGKPLQYSLFRCRLSSVQLEQLRWELEKVLEPEDALMFVGLCSNCVERTILRNRVGVWENESAFRVV; encoded by the coding sequence ATGAGTCAAACAAATCTTTGGTATCTTGTCGCATATGACATCCGAGAGTCGAAGCGATGGAGGCGTGCTTACAAGATCATTCGCGGCTACGGAAAACCACTGCAGTACTCTTTATTTCGATGCAGGCTTAGTTCGGTGCAACTCGAGCAGCTTCGATGGGAGCTGGAGAAAGTATTGGAACCGGAAGATGCACTGATGTTCGTCGGTCTGTGCTCCAATTGTGTCGAACGCACGATTTTGCGCAACCGCGTTGGCGTGTGGGAAAATGAAAGTGCATTCCGAGTTGTTTAA